Within the Candidatus Eisenbacteria bacterium genome, the region CTGGCTGCAGTCCAGCGTCAGGGGCCCGGCGAGCTTCTCGAGCGTCGCCAGCGCCCGATCGGACTCCGCCGCATCGAGGCGCCCCTGCACCTTCACGAGCCCGCCTTCTTCGATCCGCAACTCGAGCACTAGTCGGTCACTCCCATGACGACGAGCGTCGTTCCCACGCCGTCGCTCCACTCGTAACGAAAGATGTGGCAAAGCTCGCGGACGAAATGTATCCCCAGGCCGCCCGGCCGTCGCTCCTCGATCGGCAGGTGCACGTTCACGCGCGGCGCCGCGGTCGGATCGAAGGGTGAGGGCTCGGCGGCACGCAGACGGATACGGAGCTCCCCCGGCGCGCGGGAAAGCTCCACTTCGACATCGCCAGCGCCACGACCGTGCCGGACGAGGTTCGTGAAAAGCTCCTCGAGCACGAGATCCACGTCGAAGGCGGCATCCTCCGACATCTTCTCGGCCGCGAGGAACTCGCGCACGAACCCGACCAGCTCGGCGAGCGAATCCATTCGACGCGGTACGGCCCGGACCATGAGCAGCGGACGATAGGCCTGTCGCCCGGGCCGCTTCAAGGGTTCGTATGGCCCGGCGAAGCCGGTGGGTCCGGAGGGTAAGCCGCTGTTATGCTGCGGATTGAGTGGTCGGTCGGGGCCACCGGCGGAACTCCGGAGTCCGCCGGGGCCCGGCGCCGGCCTTTCCCGGCCGGAATCTCCCGACCCGGGGCTCACCCGGCCCGTCCGGGCCCGCCTCCCGGAGCCGGCCCGCTCGAACTTTCCCAGGAGCCGCCCACCCATGTCCCCGGAAACCGTTCTGCTCGACGTCGCTCGCGGCGTCGCGGTCGTGACGCTGAACCGTCCTGAAAAACTCAACGCCTTCGCCGGAGACATGCGCGAGCGGCTGATCGCCCGTCTCGACGAGGTCGCCGGGCGCGACGACGTCCGGGTTCTGGTCCTGACCGGCGCGGGCAGGGCATTCTGCGCGGGGGGCGATGTCGAGCACATGGCGGGTCTCGCCGCGCGCGGGGCGCCCTTCGGCGAGCTCGAGCCGCTGCTCGAGGCGGGTGAGCGCGCGGTGCGCCGCCTCTCGGCGCTGCCGTTTCCGGTGATCGCGGCGCTCAACGGCGTGGCCGCGGGCGCCGGCGCGAACCTCGCGCTCGCCTGCGACGTGCGGGTCGCCTCCGCGGCGGCGAAGTTCGGCGAGACGTTCGTGAAGCTGGCGCTGCATCCGGACTGGGGCGGCACCCATCACCTGCCGCGGCTCGTCGGGGTGGCGAAGGCGCTCGAGCTGTGCTGGAGCGGCGACCTCATCGCGGCCGATGAGGCGCTGCGGCTCGGGCTGGTGCAGCGCCTCTGGCCGGCGGAGAGCTTCGAGCGCGAATGGCGCGCGTGGGCGGCGAGCCTCGCGGCCGGTCCGCAACTCGCCGTCCGGGCCGCGAAGGCCTCGCTGCGCGCGGCGCCGCTGCGCTCGCTCGAGGAGTGCCTGGCCGCGGAGCGGATCGCGCAGTCGGCCTGCTGGGGATCGCCCGACGCGGCCGAAGGCGTGCGCGCGTTCGTCGAGAAGCGCCCGGCCGTCTTCGGCGCGGCGCCGGACGGCGACTTCGAACGGACGCCGAGCCGCGCGTCACGCGCGTTCGAGTAGCCCGGCCCGCCTCGTCAGCGGGCGACCGGCTCCGAAACGACGCGCCAGGTCTTGATCGCCTCGCACACGCCGACCGTGTCGGACGCGGCCAGGCGGCCGATGAGGCGTCCGGCGAACGCGGCGCCCGCGCTGTCCGTGGACGCGAGCCGGTACGCGCGCAGCGAACGCAGCGCCTCGGCCGTGCGGCCGCAGCCGGCGAGCGAGCCGGCCCGCCACAGGTAGGGCTCGTCCCACCACGGCGCCCCGCGCAACGCTTCGTCGAAGAGTCCGACCAGTTCGCCGTGCTCCGCGCGCGCGACCGTGCGCAGCTGCCGGTTGCGGGCGCCGCGTGCCCGCGCGGCGATCTCCCCGGGA harbors:
- a CDS encoding ATP-binding protein — encoded protein: MDSLAELVGFVREFLAAEKMSEDAAFDVDLVLEELFTNLVRHGRGAGDVEVELSRAPGELRIRLRAAEPSPFDPTAAPRVNVHLPIEERRPGGLGIHFVRELCHIFRYEWSDGVGTTLVVMGVTD
- a CDS encoding enoyl-CoA hydratase/isomerase family protein — protein: MSPETVLLDVARGVAVVTLNRPEKLNAFAGDMRERLIARLDEVAGRDDVRVLVLTGAGRAFCAGGDVEHMAGLAARGAPFGELEPLLEAGERAVRRLSALPFPVIAALNGVAAGAGANLALACDVRVASAAAKFGETFVKLALHPDWGGTHHLPRLVGVAKALELCWSGDLIAADEALRLGLVQRLWPAESFEREWRAWAASLAAGPQLAVRAAKASLRAAPLRSLEECLAAERIAQSACWGSPDAAEGVRAFVEKRPAVFGAAPDGDFERTPSRASRAFE